Proteins encoded within one genomic window of Pedobacter africanus:
- a CDS encoding YtxH domain-containing protein, protein MNDNSKVLVGLLVGLAAGAALGLLFAPEKGSETRDRLSQSLKDLGDSIKDKAADEINNLSNLKDKVVSSVKNKLRQSENEFVDDDLEHA, encoded by the coding sequence ATGAATGATAATTCAAAAGTGTTGGTTGGATTGTTGGTAGGCTTAGCTGCCGGCGCCGCATTGGGTTTGTTATTTGCACCTGAAAAGGGAAGCGAAACCAGGGACAGACTGAGCCAGTCCTTAAAAGATCTTGGAGATTCTATTAAGGATAAAGCTGCCGACGAGATCAATAACCTGAGCAACCTGAAAGATAAGGTGGTAAGCTCTGTAAAGAATAAACTTCGTCAATCGGAAAATGAATTTGTCGATGACGATCTGGAACATGCGTAA
- the aspS gene encoding aspartate--tRNA ligase has protein sequence MLRTTTCGALTLKNLGENVILCGWVQKSRDLGGMTFIDIRDRYGITQLVFNMDDNRELCEAARNLGREFVIKASGQVVERSNKNLKMPTGEVEIKITALEVLNAAKLPPFLIDDETDGGDDLRMKYRYLDLRRNPVRNNMIIRHKIAQAVRRYLDGLDFIEVETPVLIKSTPEGARDFVVPSRMNAGEFYALPQSPQTFKQLLMVSGFDRYFQIVKCFRDEDLRADRQPEFTQIDCEMSFIEQEDILNTFEGLIRTLFKEIKGIDLPEVPRMQYADAMRLYGSDKPDTRFEMQFVELNSLVKGKDFPVFDNAELIIGINAKGCASYTRKQVDELTDFIKRPQIGATGLIYMRHNEDGSLKSSVDKFYDEEALKGWSAAFDTQPGDLLLIMAGSTDKVRKQLSELRLEMGNRLGLRDKNTFSALWVLDFPLLEWDEETERYHAMHHPFTSPKPEDIALLDTKPGEVRANAYDMVINGTEVGGGSIRIHDRALQALMFKHLGFSAEEAQKQFGFLMDAFEFGAPPHGGIAFGFDRLCSIFAGLDSIRDVIAFPKNNSGRDVMIDSPSTIDSKQLDELKIKSTF, from the coding sequence ATGTTAAGAACAACTACTTGCGGAGCTTTAACCCTTAAAAACCTGGGCGAAAATGTAATCTTATGTGGCTGGGTACAAAAATCGAGAGATTTAGGCGGAATGACTTTTATAGACATCCGCGACCGGTATGGCATAACCCAGTTGGTTTTTAATATGGACGATAACCGCGAATTGTGCGAAGCTGCCCGTAACCTGGGCCGTGAATTTGTGATCAAAGCAAGCGGACAGGTAGTAGAACGCTCTAATAAAAACCTTAAAATGCCTACAGGTGAAGTGGAAATAAAGATTACCGCCCTGGAGGTACTGAATGCAGCCAAGCTGCCCCCGTTTTTAATAGACGATGAAACCGATGGCGGAGACGACCTGCGGATGAAATACCGTTACCTGGACCTGCGCCGTAACCCGGTGCGCAACAACATGATCATCCGTCATAAAATTGCACAGGCAGTTCGGCGTTACCTCGATGGGCTGGACTTCATTGAAGTGGAAACCCCTGTGCTCATCAAGTCCACTCCGGAAGGGGCAAGGGATTTTGTTGTGCCCAGCAGGATGAATGCCGGAGAGTTTTACGCGTTGCCGCAATCACCTCAGACTTTCAAACAGCTGTTAATGGTTTCCGGTTTTGACCGCTATTTCCAGATTGTAAAGTGTTTCAGGGATGAGGACCTTCGGGCAGACAGGCAGCCTGAGTTTACACAAATCGACTGTGAAATGTCTTTCATTGAACAAGAGGATATACTAAACACTTTTGAAGGCCTGATCCGCACCTTGTTTAAGGAAATTAAAGGCATAGACCTGCCTGAGGTGCCAAGAATGCAGTATGCTGATGCCATGCGCCTGTATGGTTCAGATAAACCGGATACCCGTTTTGAGATGCAGTTCGTGGAATTGAACAGCCTGGTAAAAGGCAAAGATTTTCCTGTTTTCGACAATGCTGAACTCATTATTGGTATCAATGCCAAAGGCTGCGCCAGCTATACCCGCAAGCAGGTAGATGAGCTGACCGACTTTATTAAACGCCCGCAGATTGGTGCTACTGGCCTAATTTACATGCGCCACAATGAAGATGGCTCACTGAAGTCTTCGGTAGATAAGTTTTATGATGAAGAGGCCTTAAAAGGATGGTCTGCTGCATTCGACACCCAACCGGGTGATTTGCTGCTGATTATGGCCGGCAGTACAGATAAAGTCCGCAAGCAACTGAGCGAACTGCGCCTAGAAATGGGTAACCGCCTGGGGCTACGCGATAAAAATACCTTCAGCGCCCTTTGGGTACTGGACTTCCCATTACTGGAATGGGATGAAGAAACCGAACGCTACCATGCCATGCACCACCCTTTTACCTCACCAAAACCGGAAGACATTGCTTTGCTCGATACCAAACCGGGCGAAGTGAGGGCAAATGCATATGATATGGTCATCAATGGAACTGAAGTTGGCGGAGGCTCTATCCGTATTCACGACAGGGCCCTGCAGGCGCTGATGTTCAAACACCTGGGCTTTTCTGCAGAAGAAGCACAAAAACAGTTCGGGTTCCTGATGGATGCCTTTGAATTTGGCGCCCCTCCACATGGCGGCATTGCCTTCGGATTTGACAGGCTGTGCTCTATTTTCGCTGGCTTAGACAGCATCCGTGACGTAATTGCCTTTCCTAAAAACAATTCAGGAAGAGATGTCATGATTGATAGTCCTTCTACCATAGACAGCAAACAGCTGGATGAATTAAAAATAAAATCTACATTTTAA
- a CDS encoding phage holin family protein, producing the protein MQENKEKGIEDLFEDAKSYVDTRVEYTRLYLVEKISKIFADVVTNAAVVICFILAFLFGTFTLALFLSDVLGSYARGFGCVAGIYVLLALIVYYTKEKYIEKAIINFTIRNYFNKLADKDEEDEQKV; encoded by the coding sequence ATGCAGGAGAACAAAGAAAAGGGTATTGAGGATCTTTTTGAGGATGCCAAAAGTTATGTAGATACACGGGTAGAATATACGCGACTGTACCTGGTAGAAAAGATATCGAAGATATTTGCGGATGTAGTAACCAATGCAGCAGTTGTGATCTGTTTCATTCTGGCCTTTCTGTTCGGAACGTTTACACTCGCCCTTTTCCTGTCGGATGTACTTGGAAGCTACGCTCGTGGTTTTGGCTGTGTTGCAGGGATTTATGTACTGCTGGCGCTTATTGTATACTATACAAAAGAGAAGTATATCGAGAAAGCGATAATCAACTTTACAATCAGAAACTATTTTAACAAACTGGCAGATAAGGATGAAGAAGATGAACAGAAGGTATAA
- a CDS encoding RNA polymerase sigma factor encodes MEAVYIDKHADLVSECRRGNRKAQFEIYKLYSRAMYNVALRIVNAEADAEDVLQEAFLDAFIKIEAFRGETSFGLWLKQIVIHKSLNVLRKRKAEFIGLDEVDVAAEDDEAGLEEQELKVHEIKEAMTRLADGYRVILSLYLFEGYDHQEIAYILKISENTSRTQYMRAKLRLTALLGKKGVKDE; translated from the coding sequence TTGGAAGCTGTATATATAGACAAGCATGCAGATCTGGTGAGCGAATGCCGCCGGGGCAACCGTAAAGCACAATTTGAAATTTACAAATTGTATAGCCGGGCTATGTATAATGTGGCCCTGCGCATTGTAAATGCAGAGGCAGATGCAGAGGATGTGCTGCAGGAGGCATTTTTAGATGCCTTTATTAAGATTGAAGCCTTCAGGGGGGAGACTTCTTTTGGCCTGTGGCTGAAACAGATTGTGATTCATAAATCACTGAATGTGCTGAGGAAGCGAAAGGCTGAGTTCATAGGGTTGGATGAGGTTGATGTAGCCGCAGAGGATGATGAAGCCGGTCTGGAGGAACAAGAACTGAAGGTACATGAAATTAAAGAGGCCATGACCAGGCTGGCAGATGGCTACCGGGTAATCTTATCGCTGTACCTTTTTGAGGGCTACGATCACCAGGAAATAGCATACATATTAAAAATATCAGAGAACACCTCGAGGACACAGTACATGAGGGCAAAATTAAGATTGACGGCTTTACTAGGAAAGAAAGGAGTAAAAGATGAGTAG